The Pecten maximus unplaced genomic scaffold, xPecMax1.1, whole genome shotgun sequence sequence CCCGGTCTCAAAACAAGAAGAAATGAAGATTTTAGACTCCCTGCAGGCGACTACACCCATTAATATCAATGCTTTAAAATCAGCTTTGGACGGCCATCCAGATTTGGAGTTTGTGACTTTTCTTGTAGAAGGTTTGTCCCAAGGTTTTGATACAGGGTTTCAATCTTTACCGTGCTTTTCCTATGAATGCCATAATCTGAAATCAGCCCTAGCTGATCCGGAAAGTGTTGCAGACCTAGTTACAAAGGAACTAGACAGAGGATACTTGCTGGGCCCATTTGATTTTATACCATTTGATAAGTTTCGAATCAACCCCATCGGCCTCGCAGAACATAAGTACTCTAAAAAGAAACGGCTTATAGTGGATATGTCAGCACCCCATCAAGACGAGGAAAATCCCAGTCTCAACAGTCTTATCGATAAGATTACATGTTCTTTAAAATACACTACTATCGATGATGCCATTTCACTCATAAAGGAATTAGGTCTCAATGCCTGGCTTATGAAAACGGACATCACGGATGCGTTTAAGTTGTTACCAATAAAACCAGAGTTGTGGCCTTATCATGGTATTAAGTGGGACAGGAAATACTATTTTTTCAAGCGTTTAGTTTTCGGTAGTCGTTCCAGCCCCAAACTGTTTGATACTCTCTCTCGGGCGGTTTGTTGGATAGCGCGCAACAAATATAGGATACAACACATCATGCATCTTTTAGATGATTTCCTTGTCATTGAACCAGTGCAGGTGGACGCGTCAAGAACTATGAAAAACTTTCTGGATGTGTTTAGAGACCTAAATATACCTATTGGAGCACACAAGACTGTCGGACCGGTTAAGGTTTTAGAATATTTAGGTGTGTTCTTGGACTCTAAGTGTATGGAATCCAGGCTACCAGCTGATAAAGTTGCCCGTATTTCTAGTGTTTTAGAGTCGTTTGCTTGCAGGAAGTCTTGCACTAAGCGTGAGCTACTTAGTTTATTAGGTCACATGAATTTTGCCACCAGGTGTGTGAAGCCTGGGAGGTCCTTCGTGTCTCATCTTATATCTCTCTCAACGACTGTGCGCGAGCTTCATTACCATGTAAAACTCACCGAGGAATGTCGTTCCGACCTTAGTATGTGGGCTCATTTTCTAAGAAATTGGAATGGTGTTTCCTTTTTCCTAGACGATCATATAACCTCTTCCGCAGATCTCCACTTGTTTACTGACGCTACAAATCAAGCTTTTGGTGGAATTTATAGGAATCAATGGTTTAAGGGAGTGTTTCCAGAGGAGCTTAAACGTGATCAACCTTCCATGGCTTTGTTTGAACTTTACCCCATTGTTATGTCGTGTATGCTATGGGGTCATCAGTGGACCAAGAAGCGGATTTTGTTTCACTGTGACAATATGGCCACTGTTGATATTATTTCCAAAGGGAGGTCCAAAATTAAGAGTATCATGAGACTAGTACGAACTCTTACCTACTATTCAGCTATGAACAATTATGTAGTACATGCTAAGCATATACCTGGGTCAGAAAATAACACAGCTGATGCTATCTCTCGTTCGCAGATGGATCGCTTCCGACGCCTGGCTCCTCACGCAGACATGCATCCCATTCCGTGTCTTCCTCTGGAATCCCTTTTGATGAACTAAGCGAGGAAGTTGATCTTCTGTGGGACTCCGCGCTGAGCCGTAGCACTCGAGCTACTTACCAGTCAGGACTGAACTGTTTCTTGACTTTTGTGCTGATGCAGGGGATAAGCTTCCCTGTGAACTCTTTGCCTCCTATCAACGAGGATCTGCTTATACGTTTTGTTACCCATTGTCAGAAGGCTCTACTTTTTAAGTTTGACACCATTAAATTGTATTTAGCCGGGATAAGGTTTAACTATATTAAAAGCAATCTAGGTGACCCTACTGCGAATACCTTAAGATTGACTTATATTCTGCGTGCAATTAAGAAGACGCAGGTAAATACCTCTTCTAAGCGTCTTCCTATTACTCATGTTTTATTATCTAAAATGTGCACTGCTATTACTCGGCATGGTATGTTTGAACCGTTCATTGATCTTATGTTAGTTTGTATTTTCAAAACAGCATTTTATGGTTTTTTAAGATGTGgtgaatttacatgtaaatcattGTGGGATAAAAACTTTATTCGTATTTGCGATATTAGCATCTTGCctgatttgtcatgttttactCTCACCTTGAGATCTTCCAAAACGGACCCATTCGGTCAAGGAGTAGATGTCAATGTATACGAAAATAGTGTTTTAACACCTGTGGCTACTATGAGTGAATATTTGCGTTTTCGAACCACTTCAGATGCTTTACCTACTTCTCCTTTGTTTGTGGAGCGGAGCTGCTCTTCTAGACCACTCATGCGTCATACTTTTTTATCCTATTTAAAGGAGA is a genomic window containing:
- the LOC117320260 gene encoding uncharacterized protein LOC117320260 — its product is MKILDSLQATTPININALKSALDGHPDLEFVTFLVEGLSQGFDTGFQSLPCFSYECHNLKSALADPESVADLVTKELDRGYLLGPFDFIPFDKFRINPIGLAEHKYSKKKRLIVDMSAPHQDEENPSLNSLIDKITCSLKYTTIDDAISLIKELGLNAWLMKTDITDAFKLLPIKPELWPYHGIKWDRKYYFFKRLVFGSRSSPKLFDTLSRAVCWIARNKYRIQHIMHLLDDFLVIEPVQVDASRTMKNFLDVFRDLNIPIGAHKTVGPVKVLEYLGVFLDSKCMESRLPADKVARISSVLESFACRKSCTKRELLSLLGHMNFATRCVKPGRSFVSHLISLSTTVRELHYHVKLTEECRSDLSMWAHFLRNWNGVSFFLDDHITSSADLHLFTDATNQAFGGIYRNQWFKGVFPEELKRDQPSMALFELYPIVMSCMLWGHQWTKKRILFHCDNMATVDIISKGRSKIKSIMRLVRTLTYYSAMNNYVVHAKHIPGSENNTADAISRSQMDRFRRLAPHADMHPIPCLPLESLLMN